In the genome of Caenorhabditis elegans chromosome IV, the window caattttttgacatgAAAAAGCATACAAAATAGCTGTCGGGAACAATAAAACAAAGTTAcctaattgaaataattttcccCATCAACTAACATAAGATCCCTCTCTTCTGTACtttgaaaactgttaaaaagtGCCTTTGAGatgatcaaaattgtttttactaTCAAAATACTagtaaaaaactaatttaatcAATATGTGGCATTTCTAGGATAAATGGTAATAAAggtaatttaatatttaacaTTATTTTGCCAACAAGACCGAATCCgaaattagttttaatttaTAGGGTTTGTCCTATATTacatatttgaaacattttcttaattttttccaaaaaaaattaatacacaGAATAATCCTGGAAGACTTAATCAGAAAATATGCCCTTGTTTGTctccaataatttttgcatattttatcCATAACCAGTCTTTTCCCTAACTATATCCTTccattttaacaatttaataTAATAGTTTCCCCCTCTTCCTGTCGCTACATTTTGATGCCATAGGTGCGCAGGCGCGCATCAAAATGATTCAAATAAATGATGAAAACAAGCTTCTCACTCTTCACAGCTGCACTTAACAGACCGGtatatatgtgtgtgtgtgtgtgtgtgtgaagtGTGAGTGGTCATGCTCGCGGAGCTACAGACCCAGAAGCTTATTTGATCACGCCGCGCGCGACGAGCCGCTTCATTATCATTGATAATGATTATCACAAGGTATGTGTGATTGCCCTATATCAATTGGAAATTGTACACCCGGAAGAAGAATAAAGTGCAAATATAAATCTGGCAAACAATTACTGATATCTTGTTTGAAgatatcttcatttttttgagaaactgtaaataaattttttgtaaaaatctattaaaaacatcaaattcaCCCAAAAACACCCCGTTCCTTCTCCAAGAAACTCATAAAGGTGGCGGTAAATGGTTCAGACATactacacacacacacatacaaacAGTAATGAGAGTCCTTCATCTTATTCTTCTTCCGAGCAAACAATGTTCCGCTTTGACACCTTCTACACATTTGCATTTACGTGTATGTATTTGTTGACCGAAACAATCTCAAATGAACGGAGATCGCAGGTCAAATGTGTCCAAATAGGTGCAAATGTGTTCGGTTTTTGTGTACAATGCAACGGAGAGAGTGTAGGGCTTTCATGTAGGCGCCAAAACTGCCTGCCTGACATGAAGGCGAcctacgtttttttttgttgataatacACGTGTGGCACCAGGCACCAGGCAGGACTTGAAACAACTCATGTTTACCATGGAAGTCCTGTTGAATAGATGAAAGCTATCAATCGAGATcttgtaaaaaattcgaaacttaTAGAAACGTTGAAACATTAaacgaaaattatttaaaaacaatttttaaaaaagttttttctcaatttataaCGTATCCACTTATTCTAGCAGTAATTTTTCACTAACtctaccaaattttcaataagtttcaTTAGAATTCAGTTTCGATTACAAAAAAGTACTTGGTTAAGCTGAAAATGGCAGCAagttcagttgaaaattaacaaaaagtttttaaaagcgttaaaaaaaactcgaaaacataattttcaggattttttgagcacattttcaaattagggTTCACTAAAATGAACGTTATTTTAAGATTaacgaaataatttttatttagtctttgaagaaaaaaatatagaattttatttttttcgaaaaatagatGCTTGCAATTCGGTGGTGCCAATTTACAAGAAATTGTCAGTTTTAAATTCAGGAAAGTTGTCAATATATTCCTGTTTCAGAAAGCGTTGCAAGATTTGATCGGTTATCtagtagataatttttttcaagacaaCCTTTGTTTATTCTGtgaaacattaaattaaaaaaaatgaatatcgTGTTTCAGCTTCCCATTATAAATGTTACTTTCTTGTATCGAGAATAACAACAAGGAATTTACAACAGGTAACCAAAATCAAAACACATTCACACATCAACACATCTCGACCTCCCATAATACATCTTAATTACGTTGTCCACAAGAATAGAAACCGCTCACATATAGGGGAAAAGTTGGTATTCATTCCCCGTTTCTaccttcaaaaattgaccTTCCTCGTCTTATGTCCAACCTTGACGTGTCTCAATATTTGGTGGAAGTGAGCCACCTGTCATTTCTCTCCCAATACATATCCGTACAGTAAATAGAACCTCTCGTTTTGGAGTGATAAGAAGCTAATAGAAATGATAAAAGGTGATTAGCTATACCCTTACATGATATCAAAATGATatcaaaagagaaaaagagaacgaTCATTTGTTTAAAGAACACTACACCAAATCATCATATTTTATGGTGTCATAACTGAAGAGAAAGTGATGGAAGAAAGGTATATGGGGCCGTGGATAACAagtttttcccctttttttgtttcaccGAATGTTGTGGTGTATGTTTCATAATAACCACAGAAGAAGAggcttcttttttgttttctgggCAAACTGGAAAGTAGAAAAGTTTCCCCCTtaagaagaagagaagagaCATTCATCTTTCTCAAAGGCTGGAAAAAAGAAGGTTGAAGAAGTTAGAGGTATAATAATCCTATGAAGAGAAGAAGGTCAAGTTGACAAAAAAGAGTACTCAATTGAACGAACGGTGAAACGGGAGAAAAGTGCgttaattatttgaatatattgTCTAGGGAAAGTTTTTGGGAGAGTTATATTTTAACCTGGGCTTGTGCggcaaaatttattatttcaaaatgataatCCAAACTTTTtagtagaaaaaagttgtggagcaactcgaaaaaaactcaaaaaatttctgaaagttgttctttaaatttttgggaaaacatCAAACTTCAAGcggtttttcagatttttttccattttgaacaAGAATAAATATTACTTTCAAgtttatcaaaatgtttcatgTATTTCTTCATTCATTTATCATTCCCAATAGCTTTTAAGAGTTGCCTGGtttgcaaaaagaaaacagggaAACAGTAATAAATTTACGAATCTGTTCCAGTCTAAAAATGAGAACTTTATAGTCTATTGCACAATACTTCTACATAAGAAAtctttgcagaaattttttaatttcagtctAAAAAAGTATCGACCCATAAATCGATATGAGTTACAGTAACTCGTTGTCAGCGTgacaaaaattatcattattagacgaaatatgggaaaatatttgatcgattcaaaaataagatttatttctgtcaaaaaaCCCGGAAAGTGCCAGAAaggtttttcagatttttttctaacttttaaacaaaaataaatactatTTTCCAACtcgtcaattttttcttgatcCTTTTATAGCAGCAAAGTTAACTGTGTAGATGATTTGATATTTACaagagaaaatattgaaacagtaaccAAACTAACCTGTGTAAATCATCATAGCTTATAGCTCTGGAGTACATTGGATGcattggtggtggtggtggaacaGGCATCTGAATCGGAATTCCTCTTGCTCCCAATTTCTTCATTAATTTCTGATGCTTCTTCTCCATCTTCTCCAATTTCTTCAATGTCTTTGCATCAGGAGGTATCAATATCCTAGGTGGAGGCATCATTGCTGGTTCGAAATCAATTTGATTCAATGACATTCTTGATCCTCTCATTTGTCGTAACCTTTCAGAATCAGGGCCTCCCATGTATCCAGAATCTGCATTCAGAGAGATCATTGATCGTCTCATTTGAGCTTTTGATTGTGGATGATGTGGATTGTGATGCATATAAGGTTCAGCGAATGCTCCTGGAGCAATTGGTCTTTGTTTTGCTTCTGGATATGGAGAAGTAGTTGTTGAATAGGATGTCCTTTGATGCATCCAATGCGGAGGAGGCGGGTAGTGTGACGAGCTTCGGTTTCccatctaaaaattattttttgaattgaaaaaaatagattcgAGAGGAAAATTAGAATCGTCGAAAATATtgtccagaaaaaattaatttttttaaaaaatttactgtttcatgatAACTTTGAAATAAATACAACACGTAGGAACTGTTAGATGTGCTAAATAGaatgaaataacaaaaaacgtaactttcaaaaaaaaaacaattaatatttGGAAGCAGAAACTATTCTCACAACATtgatgaaacagaaaaaaaaagtttgaatttttaaaaagttatgacttaccaaaaaaatacaaacataaatttcaaattatgtaACATGAAACAACTACtgattccgaaaaaaaaatccattttttgatgaaatttaaaaaatttaagaaagcTTTTTGATTAATCTTCGGTATGTACCTTTACAAATAAATCAGAGGTGATAAAACAGTCCTATGAAAACACAACTATTGTTGATATTACCCAAGGGATAAATGCATAGAGTGAAACGGCACAAACAAACTGAGAAAATACGGGtcttaaactattttttacagAGCTGAAGCTATTGAGGTGTAGAAACATGAGAAGTCTAGAAATCTAGGATACATGGTGGCAGTGAAAATAGAACGCGAAaagttaaataattaaaataccaaaaagttTGGGGATAGTGTTCCAGAATTTGGAATCTTTTTCATCTTTATaaataacaaaagaaaaaaaagaaggcgATTTCATTGGTAAAAAAGGAGGTATGAATGGTGAGGCGTCTGTCTCTTCTCAGGGCGGCCCTCTCTTCGTCTCCATCCACCTCTCTTCAATCCGTCCAGAGGCAAAAAGTGTCTGTGCTCTCTCGTAAATCATCACTATTTCATACATTTCGCCCTCCTTTCCGCACAGTCATTTACCTCTTCTTCGTTACACGCGCGCGCCCCCCGCATGGCGGAGACTCCGCCCTCTCCGATTTTATTCCGCACAGGAAACTGAGAGAATAAGCAGGCAGAGGACCcctggaaaagaaaaagagagaaagaggtATGAATGCGATGGAATACGCAATTTACCGGTACACCGGCATTGTATGGAAGAGGTGCGCGTGAAATAAGGGGGTCGGGATAGAAGAACAGGTGTTGACCACCTGGAATATGGTGGAAGCTTGATTATTGCCATTTTTGGGGTGAAGCTCTTTTTTGTGGAGGAAGCTCACGAGGAGCAATTCGAGGTGGAAATAAGAGTTAATTACATtatttttctactgtttcatcAAGTTTTTATAATCAAGTTTATCATAATGTCTGTAGTGTATAACTCTTGAATCCCATTTGTAACGGAATATAAAATATCGTATTTTCTTAATGACATGCAATGTTTaattccgcatttttttgcgACGCAACATTATTAGAAACTGTAAGACTATTAGAGAAcataattctaatttttggttgcttttttttgagtggaaggaaattgccgaaataaaTTAGCAATTCCAGGATAAAAAACCAAAGTAGATTTTTGagttccaagaaaaaaataataaaaaacttatGAGCAAAGATGCATTATTACATTAAGTATACATTTGatactccacttttaatatTGTcgtgaaacagtattttcagTTCTACTATTAGGGGTGtcaataagttccgggtcaaaattcataacttttttcgtggcaaatcaatttttctgaaaatatgggaatttatgttatcaaacATGGTCTTCCATTTAACGGTgctttcaaaacattttgaccaCTCCATGTATCCCAGCTCGGAGCCACTTTTTTTCAGGCGTCTGCCCGATTTCGCTTCTTTTTAACTTTCATTTGAGACTTATGTGCGGATTTCGATTGATTAAGTATACAttgtaaaaatacaataataatttgagaaaaaactcgttcaaaaaatttttttttgtggatcgtcgaaaaaatcttcgaaaaaatttttgtcgaaaattcttgattttttgtacaGGAATGATGCAaccaaatctaaaaaatttttcaacatactaaacatttgaatttaatgtttagatttggagaaattctcaaaaatttcaaaaaacgcactcaAAGATAATATTTTCCATTACCGCTTGTGTGTGAAGcattaaattgaaatgttttgtatgttgaaaaattactcaaaCTTGGTTGTATCATTTCtgtacaaaaaatcaagaattttcgacaaaaattgtttcgaagatttttttgacgatccactaaaaacatttttgaacgagttttttctcaaattattaTTGTATTCTTACAATGTATACTTAATTAATCAAAATCCGCACATAAGTCTCAAATGAAAGTTAAAAAGAAGCGAAATCGGGCCGACGcctgaaaaaaagtggcaCCGAGCTGGGATACATGGAGtggtcaaaactttttaaaagtattgtcaaatgaaagaccatatttgataacataaattcccacattttcagaaaaatcgattcgtcacgaaaaaagttatgaattttgacccggaacttattgaCACCCCTAATACATTCAATTtctcatgtttcaaaaacatttcgaattgacagccaaaatattaattgttGATTGGGCAGTTTTTTGTGACATGAAATTCTTAAACGAAACTATTACAACGAGgcttcacaaaaattaaatttcagaagaagaaaTGGAGAAATGTCCAGAGCAAATCACACAAGGAATTCCACcctttttatgaaaatagtGAAACCGCACATTATAATAGCAAGTTTTTCCCTCTAAATTCATGTAATCTAAACCGATATGTTTCTTTGAAACTTGCGTAATTTATGTTGAATGCCTTGATACGAACTGATATCCTTCGCATAATCTATTCCCTTTTCTCCTTTTTGCCAATTCGATTACGTTCATGAAAGCGTAACAATGTGATTGATGGGTGGGTGTACTTTCTGGgaggaaatccaaaaaaatgaaacatggaaagaaaaaagagacaaTAAAATGAGTGAAACATCTGGAATTGGACACGGTTTGCTTCCCGAAATTGCGTAAAGATTGGATTACACGCTTCTTTCAATTCGTTTTGAATTAGATAAACTTGAATTCGGGGAAAAAaggaataataataataaactgAGAAGTGAATCAGAATCCAATCACTTGCTGACGAATACAACGAGCCTATAAAATGAGaaggaaaatgggaaaatacaATGAGACAAATCGTTTTATTGCTGATCAGTTAGTTTTATTGCAACTAGTTTTCGAATTGGATAGAGGTCTCGGGATTTGTGGATCTTCAGAAAAGCAACAGAGATGTAGGATCTGTATGAAGTGAGAAGTgttgtttagaattttttggaatttatagaagtttaaatattttaaaaagccTACTTTATTGGGTCACAAAATCAGATTTTATTGGCAAGTCAGGGATTGGTTTCTTGAACCGTTTCCATTTCGAGCAACAAAAATGATATAATTAAGATTTACACATAGCTTCTGTTGGTCATCTTactgaattttaattaaatttaggAAATAAACTCTTCACGAGCATCAAAAACAGGAATTTATTGAGATTTTATTCTGAATGCTTTCGCGAAATCCCAAACTCTGAATGCAAAACTGTTTTTAACTTGAGCACgtagtgaaacagtaatttatttttttagaacaatatttttcaaaaaggttgACTAAAAACAATGATGACAGAAGCacttaaaaacttgaaaaaaaaatcaatattgtaaatatttttattgggGAATGTGCATCTTTTAGGAGAATCTTTCTGAGAAGAGTTATGTTTGTTGTTGAGTCCTAATCGatcaaaatgctcaaaagtGATAGAAACTTATGGCCATccagaaaaaacattaaaattttcccgaaatttttcaaaaaaagattcatgatttttttgaaaaactattctcaaaaaatgttccctACGATTAAAAAGAATATTAACAATTGTTTTACAATTTAATTCAGTTACAAGAAGCTAGTTTTCTCAAGTATTAGTTGAAATTTACCAAGATTTGTCACGaggattttttgtagaaatcgAAAATGTAATGTTGatagcaaacttttttttttaactgaagaggtattttttattcgataCTGTAGCcgtataataattttttaaaggatgaAAAAGATTTTCGACGCAgtaaaatatgtcattttcacacaatttcaaaaaggtacatgaaaaagtttatataaATTTCTGCAATATGTGGTCAAACATCACAACAGGAACACCACTTCGGATATTCAAGTGCTTTTGCCACTCTTTTCACctttcaatgaattttcaggaaaaatgaaGGATAATGTTGAAAAGTTGTTGTTGTGACAGACAGACATAAATGAGGGAAAAGCCTTTCAGATTGGTATCTCTtaatgagaagaagaagaggtaAAACGACAATGTTCCAAGCTGAAGATGTTATCTTTCGTCACCTCTTACGTAATTTCTTTGAATCGGAATGTTGAAATGTgttgaaaagtgagaaatttgTAATGAAGCCACCGAATaggaataaaatttattcaaatgtaAAGGAATGGATTTTCAGATCGAAGAATTTCATAGCTATCCATTGACTCGTAATTGCACGCAGTGACCAAATCCAAGCAGGGATTCATTGGGGgacgctgaaaattaattcaatgGAACCAGGGAAGTTGTTTTTTGGATtgtttcgggaaaaaattttttttttgtttttttgcgacaaaacaaaaaccagCAAAACATAAtccaagaaaacaaaaatcatttcGTTCTTTTGCGGTTGGCcgtataaaattaaaattttattttattatttttttttgataaattcagtttttgttttttgatccaaataaattgttttgtatTCAGACTTTATGTGGAGAAATCGAAacattggatttttcaaaacaaattttctgaaaataaaagatcATTTATGAATCAGAAAACTTGTGTTCTTGAATCATTTTCAGTAACATGTGAAAcgggaatttttcgttttgaaaatttcacaacatTTTAATAAGTCTGGTTAAATTTTAGGGATTTCTTTGATTCATAATTTTCTGCTGTTTCACATAACTTATAACCACAACTGGGAACTATAGATAAATAGTTTGATAATTACTTCACTCAAGACATCCACATTCCGTTTCAACAAcggtttttataaattaaaatcttACAATTCTCGCCGACACATCCTTTGCTTGATCATAGGGAAGAACTGGCATTTCTGGAACACAACCATCTTGACAAGTACGGTACTGAAAGAATATTGAGCTGATTAatgaaacaaacattttcaaactatacCTTGATGCACAAATCGAAAAGTGTGGAACATTCAGAGCAGGTGTACAGTATGTCGTATGTCCTGGAAGATTTATAAACGTTTACCGATTCATTCTGattctgtttgaaaattatgtgaaaattaaatagtaaacaaaaaatcagctAACATTCGATTAAATAGGACTCATAAATGTATATTTGAAAACCCttagttttaaattataatagtgaaacagtacatttttttaaaattaaaaaaaatgttacctACATACGTATTTAAAATCAATTCGAACCATTATTCTTGAGTACAactaattttctttcaaattcttcaaaaaaaaaatctacttacTTTCTAAACGAAGTTCTTCTGACATTTTCAAACCCACATCCATATTGGCACGCTTTATTCTCCACGTCGTTTATGtcaaaattgctgaaaaaattatatatgttttgataaattctCAACCAAAATGTAAGACAATACAACttacttttcagtttttgtcgAGTAACATGAATATGCAAATGATAATAAAAAGATCAGTGATTTATTCATTGcgataattgaaataaaagtaGTAATAACAAACTTTAAATGTTGTTAATTCATGTCCCACGTGAAACAGAAAGTTTACgttatgcaaaaattaaaattaaaattattaattattgTCTCAAATCGGTTGCAATTCGATTGGCTTCTTCGAAAATGGCTTCATCTGATCGGAAAGAGCTTCTGGCAGAAAGAAATTCACAGCGAATCAGGAATTCGACACTTGAAGAGCggcatctaaaaatatttattttagtcAGGCAGATGCTCGAAATAACTTACTTAGCGTCCCTCcaaataaagaaatttggagatcttttctcaattttataaGTGAAATGCCCAAAGCAGCTTCTGTGATTTTGAGGGATTCTTTTGATAAGATAAGCAGTGTCAGCACCTGGGCAGACAATATTACAATAGTTACGTTGTTTTCCATCGATTTCctcctgaaataatttttatttcagagcaACAGCAggtacaaaaattatttgtttttttattatgaagGCAGCAACGtgaaacaacatttttgttggaaataaatatattctccaatattttataattaaaagtgtttttttccaatgagAAAGTTGTTCAGAATCACTCCAACCTGCTATGATGAATAAAATACTACagtgaaacattaaaaaattcttgaactgaaaaaaaccattCCTTATTGTTAGTTTTCACCAATAGAGTTGAAAGTCGGccataaaattgtttcacgAGTTTTATGTTCTTATGAAGGGTTATTTGCTTgtatttaaagattttaaaacttttattcaaaaattaattactttttcgaattttctaagaaatcGTTTTCATGTTTCACTTTCCAGATATTCCAAAAAGTTCTggaaatctctgaaaaaaaaactgtagtcctaaaaatattaattcccCGTCGAAAAATGCCTCAGAAAGTTTGCGAATCCatcttgaaattattttaaatgtcCACTTTGGAATGAACACCTAACTTCAACAGTTtcaagaagttttcaaaatctatgGGGTTTGCTTTTAATTATTAAGACGgccaaattattttctttctaattttttgataaaaatacgCACCTCGAAGCAAGGATCGAATGAAGCTGGTCTTGGATTTGGATCATTTTCCGTTTCTAACAGGGACACTTTACATGGTGAAGCATCTTTCTTCTGAACTGGTGAGTCACCAGCTTTACACGAGATTAGGCGCCATTCTGGAAGATTTTCAGGTTATTTGAATGTTTGTTTTGAAGTTTAAGAGAGTGCgaaattttgtcttttttttgaaaaaattcagaaatattcaCTCACGCCAATGCTTGCTCTCCAAACCAAAAGCAACCGGTAGACCAACCAAGCAAATCACCAATATAATAACTGAACGGGTCATAGTGATCAGTGATAGTAATGATATTTCCCGGGGGTCTTCCTTTATatacttttccaaatttcggGTTAACGACATCATCcaagagagaaaagaaaagagataaaatgaatgaaaggAACGGTGTTCAAAACAAGACAATAAAACTGTCATGTTCCGGGCATTATATGCGTTTGTTCCGATATCCTTTGAAGGATTATTccagatttttgatttcaaagaatttaatgtttatataattttttgacaaactaTGTCAGGTACTCTGACAGTGGACAGTTTCACACTATTTTTATAACCATTACctaattttacagttttacttCAAACACTGTTTCAACAAATTAAGAAATAAAAGTAGTAATATGAAGAAATAGTAAACAATTGTTAATTTCTTGctccattaaaaaaactgtttggAAACATTTATTTGGATCAAAATGTTTAGAGAAAATTTAATGTGAATTTTGTTTAAGATTAATTCTATATTTCCTCCAtcgataaaaatatcaaatacgAGTGACTGTCACAATATTCGTCTGTTTTACTGTGGAGACTAATGAAGATTCTGTTGCTCCCACCTTAATAACAATGCAGTATTATTATAGTCACATAATACTTAGAACTCACCAGCTTTTTACCAGATATCATAAATCGAACTTGTTTCGAAACGTCTTtgttaaaaatgagaattgtGAATGGTCCGATAAAAGATAAAATTCCGTATGCAAGtgggaaatattttcttgTGTTCGCGATGAGATCGGACTGAAACCGTTTTTATTTGTTAGGAAATGAATTTGAGCCATACATCTTCAATTTCGGCTGAATAATAGGAAAATGAAAGATAGATTAGTAAAATTAATTCAGCTGCAAATGATAGAGATACTTGGAGTGCCAAACGAATTTCTCGTTGCAGggatctggaatttttaaagaaaacatgaaaccacaattggtttttgaaaaacaacagTTAAACATCCGAACGTGGTTAGATTTTTTACAAGATAACGCTTTGAACTGGTCTCCGGACTTTCAGTTCTTGTTACTTATTCATATATGTAGTAACTTATTCATgatcacttcaaaaaattagttgcCTCGGAGCGGGTTCAGCCTAGTTGTATCGTTTTAATTGCTTGTTCTGAACTCCTTGATCAACTGCTCGGATAAATTTCTACTGTTTCGCATTTAGGTTAAAAAATGCAGTATTTTTtataccgtatatcttctattaatatggcctccctattagacttgcactccctattagtattgcccctcggagaccttccgaaaattagtattgcactccctattagtcttgcactctctaatagtcttgcgttaacttttttgtattgcaaacccgtctcgctaatttcaggatttcaacaacattttttgcctattttgcaacagttttcacatcatttctacgagattgaagttattgaacttatatgaaaatcaaattttctgaatttttacatatgattcgagctttttcaggaaaaaactgctcaaagtcagaaaatgttctgaaaattagtattgcactccctaatagtcttgcactccctattagtattgcaagcgggaagaccatcgaaaaatagtattgcagccatattaatagaagaaatacggtacatTTGTTCGTAAGATGGCACCCCCACAAAAATTGATCTGTCAGATTCGTGCTTATGTGCTTCATACTCGTGCGTACCGATTGGTTTGTGCAGACGGTAGTAACCGTTTTTATGGTCTCAACTCTAAAATATtatgcaattcaaaaaatagtcaagctttgaaaaaattctgtaaactTGCGCACTCCGTTTCTCGGGATTGAAGGCACATCttcgtgcctgcctaccatgaaACCCCTTACCtaaatctattaaaaatatGGGAAGGCTTACTTGGAAACTGTTTGACTTCTCATTCTGataaatttcacaattaaTCCGTACAACGTCAAACAAGTAACACACGATGCCACcacaaagaaaaaagttattttagtggttttctgaacatttttagattttttaaagaaactttATTCTGCCAAACTTACGCTAATAATATCTGGGTCCATAACTAAAATCATTCTTTCAGGCGA includes:
- the spe-27 gene encoding Spermatocyte protein spe-27 (Confirmed by transcript evidence), producing MNKSLIFLLSFAYSCYSTKTENNFDINDVENKACQYGCGFENVRRTSFRKTYDILYTCSECSTLFDLCIKYRTCQDGCVPEMPVLPYDQAKDVSARIRPPMNPCLDLVTACNYESMDSYEILRSENPFLYI
- the C06E7.88 gene encoding DUF7808 domain-containing protein (Confirmed by transcript evidence), with amino-acid sequence MTRSVIILVICLVGLPVAFGLESKHWQWRLISCKAGDSPVQKKDASPCKVSLLETENDPNPRPASFDPCFEEEIDGKQRNYCNIVCPGADTAYLIKRIPQNHRSCFGHFTYKIEKRSPNFFIWRDAKCRSSSVEFLIRCEFLSARSSFRSDEAIFEEANRIATDLRQ
- the srv-17 gene encoding Serpentine receptor class gamma (Partially confirmed by transcript evidence), which codes for MSYQWPLLVYYALCLIITPVYFLILICIVKIRRHIVMFRTTFYSLLIQHSIGDILAMIFYCAQKLSYVLIPNVLFKYQHFRIGAVCYDGVFWFLVVRSNGIALMTTQRYLTITQPTLPLTRFTQLLKPWKIAYIYWGPVAIFNSIFLSSLEIGFDSPERMILVMDPDIISKTTKITFFFVVASCVTCLTLYGLIVKFIRMRSQTVSKSLQREIRLALQVSLSFAAELILLIYLSFSYYSAEIEDSDLIANTRKYFPLAYGILSFIGPFTILIFNKDVSKQVRFMISGKKLVGATESSLVSTVKQTNIVTVTRI